Genomic DNA from Deltaproteobacteria bacterium:
ACACGCGTTGGAGGAGGCTTTTCATGAAAATTCTGTTTGCAGCACCGGAAAACGCCTGGGGCGGTTTCTTGGACCTGATTCGCGCCGCCGTGCCCGAGCACCGTTTCGAGGCCACAGGGGCGTTCCGCGTCGATACCCTCGAGGGTTGCGACGTGCTGATTCCGACCATGACGCCCATAACCCGCGAACTGCTCGAAAGCCGCGACCGGCTCAAGCTGATCCAGCAGTGCGGCTCCGGCCTCGAACTCGTCGATGTCGCCGCTGCCGCCGAAAACGACATATGGGTGGCCAACGTTCCCACCGACAGTTCGGGCAATGC
This window encodes:
- a CDS encoding lactate dehydrogenase, producing MKILFAAPENAWGGFLDLIRAAVPEHRFEATGAFRVDTLEGCDVLIPTMTPITRELLESRDRLKLIQQCGSGLELVDVAAAAENDIWVANVPTDSSGNA